From a single Francisella halioticida genomic region:
- the trpCF gene encoding bifunctional indole-3-glycerol-phosphate synthase TrpC/phosphoribosylanthranilate isomerase TrpF: METILAKIVEAKRKWLFSKKRLFPLEIFKNEVDKTDRKFYEALDSQKAVFILECKKGSPSKGIIRKKFNLNEIASVYKKYANAISVLTDEEFFMGSFTNLEIVRNQVTQPILCKDFIIDEYQIYLARHYKADAILLMLSILDDNEYKKLAKVASRFGMGILTEASNEEELQRAVNLKAKVIGINNRNLRDLSIDLNTTRVLAPKVPKDTIVISESGIYKNQEVRELRNCVNGFLIGSSIMGERNLELAVRKIIYGFNKVCGLTSVENAQKAYDAGAIYGGFIFVKKSPRYIKFDMAKSIARKVKLNYVGVFANANIEDVVNTSYDLKLSAIQLHGDEDQEYINILKSKLHRNRQIWKAYGVDKTIPKLLDNVDYHLLDAQIDGQSGGTGKSFDWDLIKDKNNIILAGGLSSKNIAKAIELKCSAYDINSGVESEPGQKDQNKLKEIFDVIRNY, translated from the coding sequence ATGGAAACTATATTAGCAAAAATTGTTGAAGCAAAAAGAAAATGGCTTTTTTCTAAAAAAAGATTATTCCCTTTAGAAATTTTTAAAAATGAAGTTGATAAAACTGATAGAAAATTTTATGAGGCTTTAGACTCTCAAAAAGCAGTCTTTATATTAGAATGTAAAAAAGGCTCCCCTTCTAAAGGAATTATTCGTAAAAAATTTAATTTAAATGAAATAGCTTCAGTATATAAAAAGTATGCAAATGCCATTTCTGTTTTGACTGATGAAGAGTTTTTTATGGGAAGTTTTACAAATTTAGAAATTGTAAGAAATCAAGTAACACAGCCTATACTTTGTAAAGACTTTATTATAGATGAATATCAAATATATTTAGCAAGACACTATAAAGCCGATGCTATACTACTAATGCTTTCTATTTTGGATGATAATGAATATAAAAAACTAGCTAAAGTTGCTAGTCGTTTTGGTATGGGAATACTTACAGAAGCTAGTAATGAAGAAGAACTTCAAAGAGCTGTAAATCTAAAAGCAAAAGTGATAGGTATAAATAATCGTAATCTTAGAGATTTATCCATAGATTTAAATACTACTCGAGTGTTGGCTCCTAAAGTACCAAAAGATACTATTGTTATTTCTGAATCTGGGATTTATAAAAATCAAGAAGTAAGAGAGCTTAGAAACTGTGTAAATGGCTTTCTTATAGGTAGTTCTATTATGGGTGAGCGTAATTTAGAGCTTGCTGTGAGAAAAATAATATATGGATTTAATAAAGTGTGCGGGCTAACATCTGTAGAAAATGCCCAAAAAGCTTATGATGCAGGTGCTATTTATGGAGGATTTATATTTGTTAAGAAGTCGCCTCGATATATAAAATTTGACATGGCAAAATCTATAGCTAGAAAAGTTAAATTAAATTATGTGGGTGTCTTTGCTAACGCTAATATTGAGGATGTTGTTAATACGTCCTATGATTTGAAATTAAGTGCGATTCAGCTTCATGGTGATGAAGATCAAGAATATATAAATATTTTAAAATCTAAATTACATAGAAATCGCCAAATATGGAAAGCTTATGGAGTAGATAAAACTATTCCTAAGTTATTAGATAATGTTGACTATCATTTATTAGATGCTCAGATAGATGGACAATCTGGAGGTACAGGCAAAAGTTTTGATTGGGACCTTATTAAAGATAAAAATAATATAATATTAGCTGGTGGGTTAAGTTCTAAAAATATAGCTAAAGCAATAGAGTTAAAATGCTCTGCGTATGATATTAATTCGGGTGTTGAATCTGAACCTGGTCAAAAAGATCAGAATAAGTTAAAAGAAATTTTTGATGTTATTAGAAACTACTAA
- a CDS encoding cupin domain-containing protein, with the protein MKPFINLDEIDTFEESKEGSYQEKFASISDKRGAKLLGYSITIVPPGKKACPFHNHRINEEMFIILEGVGTLRFGDIEYQIQKHDIIVCPPGDRAVAHQILNTGKYDLKYFCISRNEPYDICEYPDSNKLMSMVGEVGNSKLRHIFRVSDEVDYFDGEK; encoded by the coding sequence ATGAAACCATTTATAAATTTAGATGAAATAGACACTTTTGAAGAGTCTAAGGAAGGTTCTTATCAAGAAAAATTTGCAAGTATTAGTGATAAAAGAGGAGCAAAGCTTTTAGGATATAGTATTACAATAGTTCCACCAGGAAAGAAAGCTTGCCCTTTCCATAATCATAGAATAAATGAAGAAATGTTCATTATCCTTGAAGGTGTTGGAACTTTGCGTTTTGGTGATATTGAATATCAAATACAAAAGCATGATATTATAGTTTGTCCTCCAGGAGATAGAGCTGTTGCTCATCAGATTTTAAATACAGGAAAATATGATTTGAAGTACTTTTGTATTAGTAGGAATGAACCTTACGATATTTGTGAATATCCAGATTCTAATAAGCTCATGTCGATGGTTGGAGAAGTAGGTAACAGTAAATTAAGACATATTTTTAGAGTTTCTGATGAGGTGGATTATTTTGATGGAGAAAAATAA
- a CDS encoding GyrI-like domain-containing protein, which produces MRIVGVSTKVSNDRDDLLEQAWELFFNSEVLEYLNGQNLSQDIISVYYEYEGDHTAPYTLLIGYEVNNSFETPIGLDSVILEKNHKIFRVEGDLPDAAIEKWREIWSDNSKKRVYKADFDRYNPIEDFVEINVEYSSY; this is translated from the coding sequence ATGAGAATAGTAGGTGTATCAACAAAAGTTTCTAATGATAGAGATGATTTACTTGAACAAGCATGGGAATTATTCTTTAATAGTGAAGTTTTAGAGTATCTCAATGGACAAAACTTATCTCAAGATATAATATCAGTTTATTATGAATATGAAGGTGATCATACAGCCCCTTATACTCTTTTAATAGGTTATGAAGTAAATAATTCTTTTGAAACTCCGATAGGCTTAGATTCAGTTATTCTTGAGAAGAATCATAAAATTTTTAGGGTAGAAGGAGACCTTCCTGATGCTGCTATAGAAAAATGGCGAGAGATTTGGAGTGATAATTCTAAAAAAAGAGTATATAAAGCTGATTTTGATAGATATAATCCAATCGAAGATTTTGTTGAGATTAATGTTGAATATAGTAGCTATTAA